In the Bacillus amyloliquefaciens DSM 7 = ATCC 23350 genome, TATAAAAACCAGCGGGCGGAATTGCTGCTGCTGATTGATATTTCTTCACGGAAAAAATTCCAAACGATTTTGCAAAAAAGCAGAGAGCGGTATCAGCTCCTCATTCAGAACTCAATTGATACGATCGCCGTGATTCACAATGACAAATGGGTATTCATGAATGAGTCGGGTATTTCTCTGTTTGAGGCCGAAACCTATGAAGATTTAATCGGGAAAAACGTCTATGATCAGCTTCATCCCTGCGATCATGATGGCGTGAAACAGCGGATCCGAAATATTATCGACCGAAAGACCGAGTCAGAAATCATTAAGCAATCATGGTTTACCTTTAAAAACCGGCTGATCTACACGGAAATGGTCTGCATTCCGACGACGTTTTTCGGAGAAATGGCCGTGCAGGTCATTCTGCGTGACATTTCTGAGCGGAAGCAGACGGAGGAATTAATGCTGAAGTCGGAAAAGCTGTCTATCGCAGGTCAGCTGGCGGCGGGAATCGCTCACGAAATCCGTAATCCGCTGACGGCGATCAAAGGATTTTTACAGCTCATGAAGCCGACGATGGAGGAAAACGAACATTATTTTGAAATTGTGTTTTCTGAACTGAGCAGAATCGAATTAATTTTAAGTGAGCTTTTAATGTTTGCCAAACCTCAGCACAATGCCGTGAAAGAGCGTGTCAACTTAAAGAAAATTATAAGTGAAGTAACCGCTCTGTTAGAGACGCAGGCAAATCTTAAAGGAATATTTATCAAAACAGATTACGAACGGGACAGCATGTTTATTAACGGTGATCAAAATCAGCTGAAGCAGGTGTTTATCAATCTGATTAAAAATGCCGTTGAGTCGATGCCGGATGGGGGAACAGTCCATATTCTCATGACAGAAGATGAGTATTCCGTTAATGTGACGGTGAAAGACGAGGGGGACGGGATACCGGAAAACGTGCTGAAACGGATAGGCGAACCGTTTCTGACAACGAAAGAAAAAGGAACCGGCCTGGGGCTGATGGTCACATTCAATCTCATTAAAAACCATCAGGGAGCCATTCAAGTAGACAGCAAACCGGATAAAGGCACGGCTTTTCACATTACATTCCCGAAACAATAAAAAACAACGGCGTTATGCCGTTGTTTAAATAGTCTGCATGGATTCTCTCGTTTTTAAAATAAATGCTTCCAGCCGGTCCAAGCCTTCTCTCAATGTATCCAGTGAATATGCGAATGACAGCCTCACATACCCTTCACCCAATTTTGAAAACGAGCTGCCGGGCACAAGAGCCACACCTGCATCCTCTAAAAGAGCCATACTAAAATCAAACGATGACATTCCGAATGACTTAATGGAAGGGAAGATATAAAATGCGCCTGACGGCTTTACAACGTCAAGCCCCATTGAAACAAGACGGTCATATACATAGTCAAGCCGCTTTTTATACTGTTCTCTCATAATAAGCGCATCATCAACGCCGTTTGTCACAGCTTCAAGCGCCGCTTTCTGGGAGATAGAGGACGCGCATGTCACACTGTATTGGTGAACTTTTAAGATGTGCTTGGCAATTTCTTTCGGTGCGAAAATGAAACCGATTCTCCAGCCCGTCATGCTGTGTGATTTTGACAGGCCGTTGATTACGATTGTCTGGTCCCTCAAAAAAGACGCGATCGAATAATGCGGTCTGTCATAGGTTAATTCGCTGTAAATCTCATCAGACAGCACAAAAACATTTCTGCCCTTCAGTACGGCTGCAATGTTTTTCAGCTCTTCCTCTGACAAGGTCACTCCGGTCGGATTTGACGGATAAGGAAGAATGACGCATTTTGTTTTCGGCGTCAGTGCTTCTTCTATGAGCCGCGCCGTCAGCTTAAATCCGTGTGTCGTCGTATCAACATGGACGGGAACGGCGCCCGACATGCGGATGATCGGTTCATAGCCGGGATAAATCGGTCCGGGGAGAATGACTTCATCGCCTGGAGATAAAATCGTCCGCAAAGACGC is a window encoding:
- a CDS encoding PAS domain-containing protein codes for the protein MEQDTQHVKQLQSKNDLHAVLTSNGRIMYISANCKSYFSYSQEEMIGSFLKTFLHEEDQFLVESYFYNEHHLMPCTFRLIKKDHTIVWLEAGVEIVTPQMEGTDREIILKIKVLKEKTPPRPYMHEEKKRKAEQQSAEAAGNGEFERLVEMLPNPLYVSINGTIAYANNAMLAMLGADSKDAVIGRQSYEFIEEEYHDIVKNRIVRMQKGMEVGMIEQTWRRLDGTPVHLEVKAAPTTYKNQRAELLLLIDISSRKKFQTILQKSRERYQLLIQNSIDTIAVIHNDKWVFMNESGISLFEAETYEDLIGKNVYDQLHPCDHDGVKQRIRNIIDRKTESEIIKQSWFTFKNRLIYTEMVCIPTTFFGEMAVQVILRDISERKQTEELMLKSEKLSIAGQLAAGIAHEIRNPLTAIKGFLQLMKPTMEENEHYFEIVFSELSRIELILSELLMFAKPQHNAVKERVNLKKIISEVTALLETQANLKGIFIKTDYERDSMFINGDQNQLKQVFINLIKNAVESMPDGGTVHILMTEDEYSVNVTVKDEGDGIPENVLKRIGEPFLTTKEKGTGLGLMVTFNLIKNHQGAIQVDSKPDKGTAFHITFPKQ